The Desulfotignum phosphitoxidans DSM 13687 genome has a window encoding:
- a CDS encoding acyloxyacyl hydrolase: MRKNKGLAMAGLIACCVLLFCAGVGAEPGRFSVSGGYGKSTDNIDIFRIGGQKPFFFRWFESSTGSLSGYYELSYNVWDKSGDTTHGVAFSPVFVYCFNLTDFQHIIPYVEAGIGAAYIDDYHIAGRNLSSHFQFEDRIGIGVQMHRMDFKFGYMHYSNADLKSPNDGIDIFIGTVAWRF; the protein is encoded by the coding sequence ATGAGAAAAAATAAAGGGTTGGCCATGGCAGGGCTGATTGCCTGCTGCGTGTTGCTGTTTTGTGCCGGGGTCGGGGCGGAACCCGGGCGGTTTTCTGTTTCCGGAGGATATGGAAAAAGCACCGACAATATCGATATTTTCCGTATCGGGGGGCAGAAACCATTTTTTTTCCGATGGTTTGAATCTTCCACAGGAAGCCTGTCCGGTTATTATGAGCTGTCATACAATGTATGGGATAAATCCGGAGACACCACCCATGGGGTGGCATTTTCTCCGGTGTTTGTTTATTGTTTCAACCTGACTGATTTTCAACACATCATCCCTTATGTGGAAGCGGGCATCGGCGCCGCATATATTGATGACTATCACATTGCCGGCCGGAACCTGTCCAGCCATTTTCAGTTTGAAGACCGCATCGGCATCGGGGTGCAGATGCACCGGATGGATTTCAAGTTCGGATACATGCATTATTCCAATGCAGACCTGAAATCTCCCAATGATGGCATCGATATTTTCATAGGGACGGTGGCATGGCGGTTCTGA